A stretch of the Ornithodoros turicata isolate Travis chromosome 4, ASM3712646v1, whole genome shotgun sequence genome encodes the following:
- the LOC135392488 gene encoding uncharacterized protein K02A2.6-like, whose protein sequence is MWWPGMDSEIERQVQDCVICQENRRLPAKAPVPHFEEASRPWQVLHLDFAGPVKGFMLLVVVDSFTKWLEVRNVHSASSMTVIRELRWIFSTFGIPEKIVSDNGTPFVSAEIQDFYKSNGITLVTSAPYHPATNGLAERMVAEVKTALRKYTQGSIECRLARFLFKQHSTVSASTGETPAVRMFGREFPSSLDLLRLKRRTAYEDRNLSRARTLAPQQRVWIRNFNGTPAWIPGKLVERHGLRSWIVDTGTRLQRRHLDHIRRAAREPEVEHAQQEIHISPATAWGALQSPDTVIDEDSTDSSRVAVIPTRNRETVRDYPTRARKPPGWMKDYVFA, encoded by the coding sequence ATGTGGTGGCCGGGCATGGACTCTGAGATTGAGCGTCAGGTTCAAGACTGTGTCATCTGCCAGGAAAACAGAAGGCTTCCGGCGAAGGCTCCCGTACCTCATTTCGAAGAGGCTTCTCGACCGTGGCAGGTCCTTCACTTGGACTTTGCGGGACCAGTGAAAGGCTTCATGCTGCTTGTAGTGGTGGACTCATTTACGAAGTGGCTTGAAGTGAGGAACGTGCACTCAGCTTCGTCGATGACTGTAATCCGAGAGCTGAGGTGGATCTTTTCCACCTTCGGTATCCCTGAAAAGATAGTTTCGGACAATGGTACGCCTTTCGTTTCCGCTGAAATTCAGGACTTCTACAAGAGCAATGGTATTACCCTGGTGACTAGTGCACCATATCACCCGGCAACCAATGGCCTGGCGGAGAGAATGGTTGCCGAGGTAAAAACGGCGCTTCGGAAGTATACTCAAGGGTCGATTGAGTGTCGACTGGCTCGTTTTCTTTTCAAACAGCATTCAACTGTCAGCGCCAGCACAGGGGAGACACCAGCTGTTCGGATGTTTGGACGAGAGTTTCCTTCGAGTCTGGACTTGCTTCGTCTTAAAAGGAGAACAGCGTACGAAGACAGGAATTTGTCAAGAGCCAGAACATTGGCACCGCAGCAGAGGGTCTGGATACGCAATTTTAATGGCACCCCGGCCTGGATACCAGGGAAACTTGTTGAGCGTCATGGGCTGCGATCATGGATTGTCGACACAGGAACAAGACTGCAACGCAGACATCTCGACCACATCAGACGGGCGGCAAGGGAACCTGAGGTGGAACATGCCCAGCAAGAAATCCACATATCTCCGGCCACAGCCTGGGGAGCTCTACAAAGTCCAGATACGGTTATAGACGAGGATTCCACGGATTCTTCCCGTGTGGCCGTAATACCCACAAGGAATCGTGAAACAGTGCGTGACTATCCTACAAGAGCTCGGAAGCCTCCGGGTTGGATGAAGGACTACGTTTTCGCCTAG